One part of the Aurantibacillus circumpalustris genome encodes these proteins:
- a CDS encoding glycine-rich protein, which yields MKRNIYKLLSSTKQGLFALGLTVCSVTAYSQTTYTFNYTGSTQTISLPAGNYSIECWGAIGGWHNSDANLYRGKSGYSTGKLTLLTTTTLYIAVGGAGGAQTSNSVPGGWNGGGNGKYYSYSFNGGGGASHVATAPGVLSSLVSNTTAVIIVAGGGAGGCTGITPGNGGALIGGNSTRSGCTGGTQTTPGTSAISGGNAIFGLGWDASSSAGSYGGGGGGWYGGGCESGGSGFIGGVTNGTTAAFGQTGYVSNPVVTGDGRVLISELCNISLSSLTSSSINAICNGNSATLTTNAVSNYSWSTGASSSSVVVSPTTTTTYSLGATSVSNCVAYAAITITVNGSLPVLTVANTASSSGGICPTQTVMLTANGALVHNWAGGAIPVTNGVVFSPTSAVSYTVSGVNGCGTTTAVTSVSVHPFPTVNPATSTSTLCAGGSVTLTATGNATNYVWSGGAGGITNGVGFNPPFTATYTVIGTSALSCTAFATMPVTVYPTPVNPPTSNPSIVCIGGSSTLSATGALSYTWSSTTQTVNTANFIVTPVLGTTTYTITKANSSCVNTQVLSVQTNPLPTVFAIVTPTVVCALTPATLAIGGALTYTWTSPGPPTYTFTGASPVVSPIAPTVYSVAASDGTCISTTTVFLNANPNPTITATASTPSLCEGQTVNLNASGGINYTWTATGGGIFNGASIADTPTTATAYNVTGDNSFGCTSGASQVVLVYAKPNLTVTSNKALICSGGAATLTALGASTYSWDANANNVLTQAAVVNPIALTSSAVMYTVEGTNSNTGCKNTQTVLVNVFVPTLTINGSTNTCSGGLINLTAGNGVLGTYNWHTGSGTPITNQILQMPLTVASVFTLTANSNSVGLICPATQTIALGIYYNPTITAVPARTLICTKESVGITAAGATSYAWNNTMTGPTITVSPTGTAANYTVTGTDDNGCSSTATVQVKISSCAGLNELRHLNNGITIYPNPNDGKFTIQSTADLKLSLVNELGQLIRVINLSANNNYEVNISDLAKGIYFVSGQIDGLQIYQKIVVTK from the coding sequence ATGAAAAGAAACATTTATAAATTATTATCAAGCACAAAACAAGGATTGTTTGCACTTGGATTGACCGTATGTTCGGTTACGGCATACTCACAGACAACCTACACCTTCAATTACACTGGAAGTACACAAACCATAAGCCTCCCGGCAGGTAATTATTCAATAGAGTGTTGGGGAGCAATAGGAGGGTGGCACAATAGCGACGCAAACTTGTACAGAGGGAAAAGCGGATACTCAACTGGAAAACTTACATTACTTACCACTACAACGCTATATATAGCAGTTGGGGGAGCCGGTGGAGCGCAAACTAGTAATAGTGTTCCTGGTGGATGGAATGGTGGTGGCAATGGGAAGTACTATAGTTACTCCTTCAATGGTGGCGGTGGGGCTTCACACGTTGCAACGGCACCAGGAGTCTTAAGCTCTTTAGTGAGCAACACAACAGCTGTTATTATCGTTGCGGGGGGTGGTGCAGGTGGTTGTACAGGTATTACTCCTGGAAACGGTGGGGCATTAATAGGAGGAAATAGTACCAGAAGTGGTTGTACAGGTGGAACACAGACGACACCTGGAACTTCAGCTATTTCAGGTGGAAATGCGATTTTTGGTCTAGGTTGGGACGCTAGCTCAAGCGCTGGTAGTTATGGCGGCGGCGGCGGTGGTTGGTATGGTGGCGGTTGTGAGAGTGGCGGTTCAGGCTTCATCGGAGGTGTAACCAACGGCACAACTGCCGCGTTCGGTCAAACTGGTTATGTCTCCAATCCCGTTGTTACTGGAGACGGAAGAGTATTAATATCTGAATTATGTAACATTTCCCTTTCAAGTTTAACCAGCAGCAGTATCAATGCTATTTGTAATGGTAATTCAGCTACTCTAACAACTAACGCTGTAAGTAATTATTCGTGGAGCACAGGCGCAAGCAGTTCTTCTGTTGTGGTTTCTCCAACAACTACAACTACTTATTCTTTAGGTGCAACCAGTGTTTCAAACTGTGTAGCTTATGCTGCAATTACCATAACAGTAAATGGATCTCTTCCTGTTTTAACGGTTGCAAATACCGCCAGTTCAAGTGGAGGAATTTGTCCAACACAAACAGTAATGCTTACAGCAAATGGTGCTTTAGTTCACAACTGGGCTGGTGGAGCTATTCCAGTAACCAATGGTGTTGTATTTTCTCCCACTTCAGCAGTGAGTTACACCGTGAGTGGAGTAAACGGCTGTGGTACAACAACGGCTGTGACTTCAGTTTCTGTTCATCCTTTTCCAACGGTTAATCCTGCAACTAGCACCTCTACTTTATGTGCTGGCGGTAGTGTCACTTTAACTGCAACGGGTAACGCAACCAATTATGTTTGGTCTGGCGGTGCTGGCGGTATTACGAATGGTGTTGGTTTTAATCCGCCATTTACTGCAACCTATACTGTTATTGGAACAAGTGCTTTAAGCTGTACAGCTTTTGCTACTATGCCGGTTACGGTTTACCCAACACCGGTTAATCCTCCAACATCAAACCCTTCAATAGTTTGTATTGGGGGTTCTTCTACCCTTTCTGCAACGGGTGCTCTTTCTTACACTTGGTCAAGTACTACGCAAACTGTAAATACAGCCAATTTTATTGTCACTCCAGTTTTGGGAACTACAACGTATACAATTACAAAAGCAAATTCTTCGTGTGTTAACACTCAAGTACTTTCTGTGCAAACAAATCCTTTACCAACTGTTTTTGCGATTGTAACTCCTACTGTGGTTTGTGCACTAACACCTGCAACACTTGCAATTGGTGGTGCGCTAACTTATACATGGACATCTCCTGGACCTCCAACTTATACTTTTACTGGTGCTAGTCCTGTTGTTAGTCCTATTGCGCCTACTGTTTATTCTGTAGCAGCTTCTGATGGAACTTGTATTAGTACAACCACGGTGTTTTTAAATGCAAATCCAAATCCAACAATTACGGCTACGGCGAGCACACCTTCATTGTGTGAAGGTCAAACCGTTAATCTTAATGCAAGTGGTGGAATTAATTATACTTGGACAGCTACCGGTGGTGGTATTTTTAACGGAGCTAGTATTGCTGATACACCAACAACGGCTACTGCTTATAATGTAACAGGTGATAATTCTTTTGGTTGTACTTCTGGTGCTAGTCAGGTTGTTTTAGTTTATGCAAAACCTAACTTAACGGTAACATCAAATAAAGCCTTGATCTGTTCTGGCGGTGCTGCCACTTTAACGGCTCTTGGAGCTAGCACATACAGTTGGGATGCAAATGCCAACAATGTTTTAACTCAGGCAGCTGTTGTAAATCCAATTGCACTTACTTCGAGTGCTGTTATGTATACCGTTGAAGGAACAAACTCTAATACAGGTTGTAAAAACACCCAAACAGTATTGGTAAACGTTTTTGTTCCTACACTTACAATTAATGGTAGCACAAACACTTGTTCTGGCGGACTAATTAATCTAACCGCGGGTAACGGAGTTTTGGGTACATACAACTGGCATACAGGTAGCGGTACTCCAATTACCAATCAAATTCTGCAAATGCCGCTTACTGTAGCATCTGTATTCACTCTTACTGCCAATAGCAATTCTGTTGGTTTAATTTGTCCTGCAACACAAACCATTGCTTTGGGTATTTATTACAATCCTACCATTACTGCCGTTCCTGCAAGAACACTTATTTGCACAAAAGAATCTGTTGGAATTACAGCGGCCGGAGCTACAAGTTACGCCTGGAATAATACGATGACAGGACCAACCATTACGGTATCTCCAACTGGTACAGCAGCCAATTACACAGTAACAGGAACAGATGATAACGGTTGTAGCAGTACCGCAACGGTTCAAGTGAAAATATCAAGCTGCGCTGGATTAAATGAATTAAGGCATTTAAATAACGGAATAACCATTTATCCAAACCCTAACGATGGTAAGTTCACGATTCAAAGCACCGCTGATTTAAAATTGAGTTTGGTGAATGAGCTTGGTCAACTTATTAGAGTGATTAATTTGTCAGCTAACAATAATTATGAAGTGAACATCAGTGATCTTGCAAAAGGAATTTATTTTGTGAGTGGACAAATAGATGGGCTACAGATTTATCAAAAGATTGTGGTGACGAAATAA
- a CDS encoding T9SS type A sorting domain-containing protein: protein MKKITALLSLLLVIATNNTAQTYLPLPTTGYTLDAVAENTTAVSTTGGAIDGSDYVLYSAAYGSIFSSAYGLPNNGLIAAGTRTYQLQNYTTPNLLYIPANLQDSLTLITPTPCYSISLLAFATEGAATASITVRFTDNTTQVFTGITMYDWFNTVPPAFYNGFDRVTRTTGTIANIGGAGNPRFFTNDLGISCANQSKMVKRIIVKNTTTARICVLAASAVASTFTISGTPLSFCNTGTSTLTAGGISSYTWLPVGSFLGSNATTVAVSPTVSTTYTLQTTSPQNCVLNAMLTVNVYTAVPTLTVVNTANSGGICPNSTVALTASGATSYSWTGGTTPVTNGVVFSPTLASNYLVTGMNACGTATAATSVSVHPFPTVNPSTSASTLCAGSSVTLNVAGNATTYIWSGGTGSITSGVGFVPALTTTYIVIGTSALSCTASATMPVTVYPTPVNPPTSNPSIVCIGGSSTLSATGALSYTWASATQTVNTANFIVTPVLGTTTYTITKANSSCVNTQVLSMQTNSLPTIFAIVTPTVVCALTPATLAVGGALTYTWTSPGPPSYTFSGASPIVSPIAPSVYSVAASDGTCINTTTVFLNANPNPTITVLASASTLCAGETVSLTASGGLSFNWTATGGGVFTGASITDMPTIATAYNVAGTNSFGCSSGASHVVLVNPKPSLTVTSNKSLVCSGGSATLIAIGANTYSWDPNANNVLTPSVVVNPTAITSSAVMYTVEGTNSTTGCKNTQTVLVNVFIPTVSVNGSTITCSGGLINLNSSNIINWNTGDGGSHITSNLQVTITAASVFTLSANISSVGLTCPLTQTMAVDVYFNPTITAVPARTLICVKESVEITAAGGSSYAWNNTMTGPTITVSPTGTAANYTVTGTDDNGCSNTATVQVKISNCTGLSEFSNLNNRITIYPNPNDGKFTIQSNVDLKLSLVNELGQLIRVINLSTNNNLEVNISDLAKGIYFVSGQIDGLQIYQKIVVTK, encoded by the coding sequence ATGAAAAAAATTACAGCACTATTATCCTTATTATTGGTTATTGCGACAAATAACACTGCCCAAACCTACCTGCCACTTCCAACAACAGGTTATACTTTAGATGCCGTTGCTGAAAACACTACTGCTGTTTCTACCACCGGCGGTGCAATTGATGGTAGCGACTATGTACTTTATAGTGCAGCTTATGGCTCTATATTTAGTTCGGCATATGGCTTACCGAATAACGGTTTAATTGCAGCTGGTACAAGAACTTACCAACTTCAGAATTATACTACACCAAACCTTTTATACATTCCAGCTAATTTGCAAGATTCTTTAACCCTGATAACACCGACGCCATGTTATAGCATAAGTCTCTTAGCATTTGCTACTGAGGGTGCTGCCACAGCAAGTATTACTGTTAGATTTACGGATAACACAACACAGGTTTTTACAGGTATTACCATGTATGATTGGTTTAATACTGTACCCCCAGCCTTTTATAATGGTTTTGATAGAGTAACGAGAACTACAGGCACTATTGCAAATATTGGTGGTGCTGGAAATCCACGTTTTTTTACGAATGATTTAGGTATTTCATGTGCTAATCAAAGTAAAATGGTTAAGCGTATTATTGTAAAAAATACTACTACGGCTCGTATTTGTGTTTTAGCTGCATCGGCAGTGGCTTCAACTTTTACAATTAGTGGAACACCTCTTAGTTTTTGTAACACAGGTACAAGTACGCTTACTGCTGGTGGCATTTCGAGTTATACATGGCTACCAGTAGGTTCTTTCCTGGGTTCAAATGCAACTACTGTTGCTGTTAGTCCAACGGTATCCACTACCTATACTCTTCAAACAACTAGTCCGCAAAACTGTGTTTTGAATGCTATGCTAACCGTTAATGTTTATACGGCGGTTCCAACGCTTACAGTTGTTAATACTGCTAATAGTGGTGGTATTTGTCCTAATTCAACAGTAGCACTAACGGCGAGTGGTGCCACAAGTTACTCTTGGACAGGTGGAACAACTCCTGTCACAAATGGTGTTGTATTTTCTCCGACACTTGCATCCAACTATTTGGTAACTGGTATGAATGCTTGTGGAACAGCAACAGCAGCAACTTCTGTCTCCGTGCATCCTTTTCCAACAGTTAATCCATCTACAAGTGCTTCCACTTTATGCGCAGGTAGCAGTGTAACTTTAAATGTTGCAGGAAACGCAACAACATATATTTGGTCAGGAGGCACAGGCTCTATTACTAGCGGTGTTGGCTTTGTTCCAGCACTAACCACGACCTATATTGTTATTGGAACAAGTGCATTGAGTTGCACTGCCTCGGCAACTATGCCTGTTACGGTATACCCAACTCCTGTCAATCCTCCGACTTCAAACCCTTCAATCGTTTGTATTGGTGGCTCTTCTACGCTTTCAGCAACTGGAGCTCTTTCTTATACATGGGCAAGTGCCACACAAACTGTAAACACAGCTAATTTTATTGTGACTCCAGTTTTGGGAACTACAACGTATACTATTACTAAAGCAAACTCTTCATGTGTTAATACTCAAGTACTTTCAATGCAAACAAATTCTTTACCAACCATATTTGCGATTGTGACCCCAACAGTAGTTTGTGCGCTGACCCCAGCTACACTTGCGGTGGGAGGTGCTCTTACTTATACATGGACCTCTCCCGGACCTCCTTCTTATACCTTTAGCGGTGCTAGTCCAATCGTAAGTCCGATTGCACCGTCTGTTTATTCAGTAGCTGCTTCTGACGGTACGTGTATTAATACAACCACTGTGTTTTTAAATGCGAATCCGAATCCAACGATTACCGTTTTGGCAAGCGCGTCAACTCTTTGTGCAGGAGAAACGGTGAGTCTTACTGCGAGTGGTGGCCTAAGTTTTAACTGGACTGCTACGGGTGGTGGTGTTTTTACTGGAGCCAGTATTACAGATATGCCAACAATCGCTACAGCTTATAATGTAGCAGGTACTAATTCTTTTGGTTGCTCGTCTGGTGCTAGTCATGTCGTTTTGGTAAACCCAAAACCTAGCTTAACGGTAACATCAAATAAATCGTTGGTTTGTTCTGGTGGTAGCGCAACCTTAATAGCAATAGGAGCTAATACTTATAGTTGGGATCCAAATGCAAATAACGTTTTAACTCCTAGCGTCGTTGTTAATCCAACAGCAATAACTTCGAGTGCAGTTATGTATACCGTTGAAGGAACGAATTCAACCACAGGTTGTAAAAACACACAAACCGTTTTAGTAAATGTATTCATTCCTACGGTTAGTGTAAATGGTAGTACAATTACTTGTTCGGGAGGCTTAATTAATTTAAATTCCTCAAATATAATTAACTGGAATACAGGGGATGGTGGTTCACATATAACGTCAAATCTTCAAGTAACAATTACTGCAGCGTCTGTATTTACGCTAAGTGCGAATATTAGTTCTGTTGGTTTAACTTGTCCACTAACGCAAACCATGGCTGTGGATGTTTATTTTAATCCAACAATCACTGCTGTTCCTGCAAGAACTCTTATTTGTGTAAAAGAATCTGTGGAAATTACAGCGGCCGGAGGCTCAAGTTATGCGTGGAACAATACTATGACAGGGCCAACCATTACAGTATCTCCAACTGGCACTGCAGCAAATTACACAGTAACGGGAACGGATGATAACGGTTGTAGTAATACAGCAACTGTTCAAGTGAAAATATCAAACTGTACGGGATTATCTGAATTCAGTAATTTAAATAACAGAATAACTATTTATCCTAATCCTAACGATGGTAAGTTTACTATTCAAAGTAATGTTGATTTAAAATTAAGTTTGGTGAATGAACTTGGTCAATTAATCAGAGTGATTAATTTGTCAACTAACAATAATCTTGAAGTGAACATCAGTGATCTTGCAAAAGGAATTTATTTTGTGAGTGGACAAATAGATGGGCTACAGATTTATCAAAAGATTGTGGTGACGAAATAA
- a CDS encoding glycosyltransferase family 2 protein codes for MNLSIVIPLFNEEESLPELHEWILRVMQQHNFSYEIIFVDDGSKDKSWSVVETISAKNPNVKAIRFQRNYGKSPALHVGFEMAQGDVVITMDADLQDSPDEIPELYRMITVDGFDLVSGWKQKRYDNAFTKNLPSKLYNYVNRKISGIQLHDMNCGLKAYKNKVVKSIEVYGEMHRFIPVMARAAGFEKIGEKVVIHQVRKYGVSKFGWNRFVNGFLDLLTITFLSKFGKRPMHFFGVIGTLLFLLGFGVAFYLGAFKIYTSFVTHQPARLVTQRSSFYISLTSMVIGSMMFLAGFIGELILRNSSVRNSYLIDKKIT; via the coding sequence ATGAATCTATCTATTGTCATCCCTTTATTTAACGAAGAAGAATCCTTGCCGGAACTGCATGAGTGGATTTTACGCGTCATGCAACAACATAATTTTTCGTACGAAATTATTTTTGTAGACGATGGGAGTAAGGATAAATCCTGGTCAGTCGTTGAAACGATTTCAGCAAAGAATCCAAACGTAAAAGCAATCCGTTTTCAGAGAAATTATGGTAAGTCTCCAGCATTACACGTTGGTTTTGAAATGGCTCAAGGTGATGTTGTTATTACCATGGACGCTGATTTACAGGACAGTCCTGATGAAATTCCTGAATTATACCGTATGATAACAGTGGATGGATTTGATTTGGTGAGTGGTTGGAAACAAAAGCGTTACGATAATGCTTTCACAAAAAATCTTCCTTCTAAATTATACAATTACGTAAACCGAAAAATAAGCGGCATTCAATTGCACGACATGAATTGCGGTTTAAAGGCTTATAAAAATAAAGTAGTTAAAAGTATTGAGGTATATGGAGAAATGCACCGTTTTATTCCTGTAATGGCACGAGCGGCTGGTTTTGAAAAGATTGGAGAAAAGGTAGTCATACATCAGGTGCGCAAATACGGGGTGAGTAAATTTGGGTGGAACCGCTTTGTAAATGGCTTTTTGGATTTATTGACGATTACTTTTTTATCCAAATTCGGAAAACGTCCCATGCACTTTTTTGGTGTGATAGGCACCTTGCTTTTTTTACTCGGATTTGGTGTAGCCTTTTACCTGGGAGCATTTAAAATCTATACTTCTTTTGTTACGCATCAACCCGCTAGACTGGTGACACAACGTTCTTCTTTTTACATTTCTCTAACCTCTATGGTTATTGGCAGCATGATGTTTCTTGCCGGTTTTATTGGAGAGTTAATTCTTAGAAATAGTTCAGTTAGAAATAGCTATTTAATTGATAAAAAAATAACTTAA
- a CDS encoding sigma-70 family RNA polymerase sigma factor, with amino-acid sequence MSIQSLNDNELVQLYISGNEDSLSILLQRHKRKIFSSIIVVVKDQQLAEDIFQDTFFKVIMTLKKGQYNEEGKFLPWIIRIARNLIIDHFRRIKKMPPMPVYINDEGEEVSVFSSLAAPNDDTQSAEVGKFKKSIRNLINELPNDQREVVLMRMYYDMSFKEISEFTEVSINTALGRMRYALFNLKKMIEERKMDLVLK; translated from the coding sequence ATGTCTATTCAATCATTAAATGATAACGAGTTAGTGCAACTCTATATTAGCGGAAACGAAGATTCCCTTTCCATTTTACTCCAACGTCACAAAAGAAAAATATTTTCTTCTATCATTGTTGTTGTAAAAGATCAGCAATTAGCCGAAGATATTTTTCAAGACACTTTCTTTAAAGTTATCATGACCCTTAAGAAAGGTCAATACAACGAAGAGGGTAAGTTTTTACCTTGGATTATACGCATTGCCCGAAATTTGATTATTGATCACTTTAGGCGTATAAAAAAGATGCCGCCAATGCCTGTATATATTAATGACGAAGGCGAGGAAGTGAGTGTTTTTAGTTCGCTTGCTGCTCCAAACGATGATACACAATCAGCTGAAGTAGGGAAATTCAAAAAGAGTATACGTAATTTGATAAATGAATTGCCAAACGATCAAAGAGAAGTAGTTCTTATGCGTATGTATTACGATATGAGTTTTAAAGAAATATCTGAGTTTACAGAAGTGTCCATCAATACAGCACTGGGAAGGATGCGCTACGCTTTGTTTAATCTTAAAAAAATGATTGAAGAAAGAAAAATGGATCTTGTTTTGAAGTAA
- a CDS encoding electron transfer flavoprotein subunit beta/FixA family protein: MKILVAISNVPDTTTKIQFTDGDTKFNAAGVTFVINPYDEWYALVRALELKEANLAEKVTIIHVGLADSDATIRKGLALGADDAVRIDSEGPDALFVAEQIAAYAKTNVYDLILVGKETINYNGSSVGGMIAGVLDLPFVSLATKLELAANKATIEHDIDGGTQIVECELPMVISCAKGMAEQRIPNMRGIMAARTKPLTVTPAVAASPLTSIKSFALSPGRTTVKMISEDNLDELVNLLHTQAKVI; the protein is encoded by the coding sequence ATGAAAATCTTAGTTGCCATTAGTAATGTACCCGATACCACCACAAAAATTCAGTTTACGGATGGTGATACAAAGTTTAATGCTGCCGGAGTAACCTTCGTAATCAACCCTTACGATGAGTGGTATGCACTTGTTAGAGCTTTAGAATTAAAAGAAGCGAATCTTGCTGAAAAAGTGACTATTATTCACGTTGGTTTAGCTGATAGCGATGCAACAATCCGTAAAGGATTAGCGCTTGGTGCAGATGATGCCGTGCGTATTGATTCTGAAGGGCCTGATGCACTTTTTGTTGCAGAACAAATTGCTGCCTATGCTAAAACAAATGTTTATGACTTAATACTGGTTGGAAAAGAAACGATTAATTACAACGGATCTTCTGTTGGCGGAATGATAGCAGGTGTTTTAGATCTTCCATTTGTGTCATTAGCAACAAAATTAGAGCTTGCTGCTAACAAAGCAACTATTGAACACGATATTGATGGTGGTACTCAAATTGTGGAATGTGAATTACCAATGGTTATTAGTTGTGCAAAAGGAATGGCTGAACAACGTATTCCTAACATGAGAGGGATTATGGCAGCGCGTACTAAACCTTTAACTGTAACGCCTGCAGTTGCTGCAAGTCCATTAACATCCATTAAATCATTTGCTTTAAGTCCAGGTCGTACAACCGTTAAGATGATAAGTGAAGATAATTTGGATGAGTTAGTGAATTTGCTTCACACTCAGGCTAAGGTTATATAA
- a CDS encoding four helix bundle protein: protein MENNTINTEFADAFKARTKKQAVSIIKFLKNIKSNEEIMVIKNQLIKCCTSVAANYRAACRGRSKADFISKLGIVHEEADEVLFWLELLADLNYASPELEKLTKESDEILRVVAKSVATSRNNLVNSKNKTLTNSKN from the coding sequence ATGGAGAATAATACAATAAATACTGAATTTGCAGATGCTTTTAAGGCGAGAACAAAAAAGCAAGCTGTAAGTATTATTAAATTTCTAAAAAACATTAAATCGAACGAGGAAATAATGGTAATCAAAAATCAACTAATTAAATGCTGTACATCTGTAGCCGCCAATTATAGAGCTGCTTGTAGAGGAAGATCAAAAGCCGATTTTATTTCAAAACTCGGAATAGTGCATGAGGAAGCGGATGAAGTGCTTTTTTGGTTAGAGTTGTTAGCTGACCTTAATTACGCGTCACCTGAACTTGAAAAATTAACAAAAGAAAGCGATGAGATTTTGAGAGTTGTGGCTAAATCTGTTGCAACATCAAGAAACAACTTAGTAAATTCAAAAAATAAGACATTAACAAATTCAAAAAATTAA